Proteins co-encoded in one Aspergillus fumigatus Af293 chromosome 6, whole genome shotgun sequence genomic window:
- a CDS encoding Vps55 family protein: MMAGLKTIIALSFVLAIGFLLVILSSALWHNFLPLIVVATYVIAPVPNWICARCANPDDFMDSSGNAVADFGRFLTGFLVLMGVALPAVLAHSGAIQIPAMIMSILGGLLIYGTIISFSMFFKEQEEF; the protein is encoded by the exons ATGATGGCAGGTCTTAAGACAATTATCGCGCTCTCCTTT GTTCTTGCCATTGGCTTTCTTCTGGTCATCCTCTCCTCCGCTCTTTGGCACAACTTCCTTCCGTTGATTGTGGTTGCGACATATGTCATCGCTCCTGTACCGAATTGGATTTGCGCTCGATGCGCAAATCCGGATGATTTCATGGACAGTTCTGGTAATGCAGTCGCTGATTTTGGGCGATTCTTGACTGGCTTCCTGGTGTTGATGGGTGTTG CCCTGCCGGCCGTGCTTGCGCATAGCGGAGCTATCCAGATCCCTGCcatgatcatgtccatcCTCGGAGGTCTTCTGATTTACGGCACTATTATCAGTTTCTCGATGTTCTTCAAGGAGCAAGAAGAGTTTTGA
- a CDS encoding UPF0220 family protein, producing MEVSNNRLFRWSKPEWLNNSTIRNAGVYTSGALFSLGFFFLVDAAAFSHSSRNGSKVHIKFVDWIPGICSALGMLVINSIEKSRLQADSFSYSGSGVAWKARFVLFLGFALLAGGLAGSVTVMVLKYLIKQYPLPTLYFGIANVIANGLVMLSTIVLWISQNIEDDYTYNLAL from the exons ATGGAAGTTTCCAACAACCGCCTCTTCCGATGGTCCAAGCCCGAATGGCTAAATAATTCGACCATCCGCAATGCGGGCGTCTACACGTCAGGAGCTCTG TTCTCCCTCGgattcttctttcttgtcgATGCGGCCGCATTCTCGCACAGCTCCCGCAACGGGTCCAAAGTTCACATCAAGTTCGTCGACTGGATTCCCGGCATCTGCTCGGCGCTCGGGATGTTGGTGATCAACTCGATTGAGAAGTCGCGGCTGCAGGCGGATAGCTTCAGCTACAGCGGGAGCGGAGTGGCGTGGAAGGCGCGGTTTGTGCTGTTCCTGGGGTTTGCGCTCCTGGCGGGTGGTTTGGCGGGGAGTGTG ACGGTCATGGTCTTGAAATATCTGATCAAGCAGTACCCGTTGCCGACCTTGTATTTTGGAATCGCTAATGTCATCGCTAACGGCCTGGTCATGCTAAG TACTATTGTTCTATGGATCTCGCAGAACATAGAGGATGACTACACTTACAACCTTGCGTTGTAG
- the fes1 gene encoding Hsp70 nucleotide exchange factor FES1, translating to MDPNMNNLLKWSIENSTSARQAGNSNGTGPAPASRSNLNPEMLSALFGGPSDADLMKAAMEALHSDEVDLENKMIAFDNFEQLIESIDNANNLEPLGLWTPLVELLKHEEAEMRRMAAWCIGTAVQNNEKAQDKLIVFNVLPTLVAMSTSDPAPAARKKAVYAISSGVRNYQPAMDEFVKHLPEGYTSGEKIDAADMEAIDALLDKLRAHPSEVSA from the exons ATGGACCCCAACATGAACAATCTCCTCAAATGGAGTATCGAGAACTCGACCTCAGCTCGGCAGGCTGGCAATTCCAATGGCACTGGTCCCGCCCCTGCCTCTCGCAGCAATTTGAACCCTGAGATGCTCTCCGCTCTATTCGGAGGCCCTTCGGATGCCGACCTCATGAAAGCTGCCATGGAAGCGCTGCACTCGGACGAAGTCGATCTCGAGAACAAGATGATCGCATTTGACAACTTCGAACAGCTCATTGAGTCTATCGATAACGCGAACAATCTGGAGCCACTGGGTCTGTGGACGCCGCTCGTGGAGCTGCTCAAGCACGAGGAAGCTGAAATGAGACGCATGGCCGCCTGGTGCATCGGAACCGCCGTGCAGAATAACGAAAAAGCGCAGGATAAG CTCATTGTTTTCAATGTCCTCCCAACCCTGGTCGCCATGTCCACCTCAGACCCGGCACCCGCCGCTCGCAAGAAGGCCGTGTACGCCATCTCTTCCGGAGTCCGGAACTACCAACCCGCCATGGACGAGTTCGTCAAGCACCTTCCCGAAGGATATACTAGCGGAGAGAAGATCGATGCGGCAGATATGGAAGCTATCGATGCCTTGCTGGACAAGCTCAGGGCTCACCCGTCCGAAGTCTCCGCATGA
- the pre5 gene encoding proteasome core particle subunit alpha 6, whose translation MFRNNYDNDAVTFSPQGRIFQVEYAQEAVKQGSVVVGLVNKTHAVLVGLKRNAEELSSYQKKIIEVDSHMGIAIAGLASDARVLSNYMKQQCLSSRMTYGRPLPVDRIVTQIGDRAQTNTQQYGKRPYGVGLLVAGVDEAGPHLFEFQPSGMTQEMLACAIGARSQMARTYLERNLDKFADCSREELISHGLRALKETLSHDKELTVDNTSVGVVGLAGEGAQGKIETFKLYDGQSISPLLEALEQTDSGETKEEESMEVDS comes from the exons ATGTTCAGAAACAATTACGACAACGATGCGGTCACATT CTCGCCGCAAGGCCGGATATTCCAGGTTGAATATGCACAGGAAGCAGTTAAGCAAGGATCAGTTGTCGTAGGACTTGTCAACAAGACTCACGCCGTGCTGGTCGGTCTAAAG CGAAACGCCGAAGAACTATCATCCtatcagaagaagatcatcgaagTCGACTCCCATATGGGCATTGCTATCGCCGGTCTGGCATCGGACGCTCGTGTGCTCTCAAACTACATGAAGCAACAGTGCCTTAGCTCCAGAATGACTTACGGCCGCCCACTGCCAGTGGATCGTATCGTCACTCAGATTGGCGACCGCGCCCAGACCAACACTCAGCAATATGGCAAGCGACCATACGGTGTTGGTCTGCTCGTTGCAGGTGTCGACGAGGCTGGACCCCATCTGTTCGAATTCCAGCCCTCTGGCATGACCCAAGAGATGCTTGCTTGCGCTATCGGGGCTCGTTCGCAAATGGCGCGGACTTACCTGGAGCGAAATCTGGACAAATTCGCCGACTGCAGCCGGGAAGAGCTCATTAGCCATGGCCTTCGGGCTTTGAAAGAGACTCTGTCTCATGACAAGGAGCTGACGGTGGACAACACATCTGTCGGAGTGGTGGGACTTGCCGGAGAAGGGGCTCAGGGCAAGATCGAGACGTTCAAGTTATATGATGGCCAGAGCATCTCACCATTACTGGAAGCCCTTGAGCAGACAGATTCCGGGGAGACGAAAGAAGAGGAGTCGATGGAGGTTGATTCATAG